One segment of Macrotis lagotis isolate mMagLag1 chromosome 1, bilby.v1.9.chrom.fasta, whole genome shotgun sequence DNA contains the following:
- the LOC141507257 gene encoding deoxyribodipyrimidine photo-lyase, with the protein MAPKKRNHSDDEPEKVESPESQAKRMPLQRHQFIKSNMVQKEEEDKREGEKKGGAEGLQEAVRQSRLRTAPSVLEFRFNKQRVRLISQDCHLQDHSQAFLYWMSRDQRVQDNWAFLYAQRLALKQKLPLHVCFCLTSCFLGATIRHYDFMLRGLEEVAEECEKLGIPFHLLLGLPKDVLPTFVQTHGIGGIVTDFSPLLHHTQWVKDVQDALPRQVPFVQVDAHNIVPCWVASDKQEYGARTIRHKIHDRLPHFLTEFPPIICHPYASNIQAEPVDWSACRAGLQVDRSVKEVSWAKPGTASGLTMLQSFIAERLPYFGSDRNNPNKDALSNLSPWFHFGQVSVQRAILEVQKHRSRYPDSVANFVEEAVVRRELADNFCFYNKNYDKLEGAYDWAQTTLRLHAKDKRPHLYSLEQLESGKTHDPLWNAAQMQMVKEGKMHGFLRMYWAKKILEWTRSPEEALEFAIYLNDRFQLDGRDPNGYVGCMWSICGIHDQGWAEREIFGKIRYMNYAGCKRKFDVAEFERKYSPAD; encoded by the exons ATGGCCCCCAAAAAGAGGAACCACAGTGATGATGAGCCAGAGAAAGTGGAAAGCCCAGAGAGTCAAGCCAAGAGGATGCCCCTCCAGAGGCACCAGTTCATCAAGAGCAACATGGttcagaaagaggaggaagacaagagagaaggagagaaaaaaggaggagcCGAAGGCCTGCAGGAAGCCGTCAGGCAGTCCAGGCTACGCACAGCTCCCTCTGTTTTGGAATTTCGCTTCAACAAACAGCGGGTGCGACTCATCTCCCAGGACTGCCATCTGCAGGACCATTCCCAGGCCTTTTTGTACTGGATGTCTCGGGACCAGAGAGTACAAG ataatTGGGCATTCCTATATGCCCAAAGATTGGCCCTGAAACAGAAACTACCCCTGCATGTCTGCTTCTGCCTTACTTCTTGCTTCCTGGGGGCCACCATCCGCCATTACGACTTCATGCTTCGTGGCCTGGAAGAAGTAGCCGAG GAGTGTGAGAAGCTGGGCATCCCCTTCCACCTGCTCCTAGGCCTGCCCAAGGATGTACTTCCTACCTTTGTACAGACACATGGGATTGGTGGCATCGTGACTGACTTCTCCCCTCTGCTCCACCACACCCAGTGGGTGAAGGATGTCCAAGATGCATTGCCAAGGCAGGTGCCCTTTGTACAGGTAG ATGCTCACAACATTGTTCCTTGCTGGGTAGCCTCTGACAAACAGGAATATGGTGCTCGAACCATTCGACACAAGATTCATGACCGGCTTCCTCATTTTCTTACTGAGTTTCCTCCTATTATATGTCATCCATATGCTTCAAATATTCAGGCCGAG CCTGTGGACTGGAGTGCCTGCAGGGCAGGGCTGCAGGTGGATAGATCAGTGAAGGAGGTGTCCTGGGCCAAGCCAGGCACTGCCTCCGGCCTGACAATGTTGCAGTCCTTCATTGCCGAGAGGCTCCCATACTTTGGATCTGACCGGAACAATCCCAACAAGGATGCGCTCAGCAACCTCTCCCCTTGGTTCCACTTTG GGCAAGTCTCTGTTCAGCGGGCCATTCTAGAAGTGCAGAAACATCGAAGTCGGTACCCAGATTCTGTGGCTAACTTTGTGGAAGAAGCTGTGGTGAGGAGGGAGCTGGCTGACAATTTTTGCTTCTACAATAAGAACTATGACAAGTTAGAAG GTGCTTATGATTGGGCCCAAACCACCCTGAGGCTGCACGCCAAGGACAAAAGACCTCATCTGTACTCATTGGAACAGTTGGAGTCTGGGAAGACCCATGACCCGCTCTGGAATGCCGCACAG ATGCAGAtggtgaaggaaggaaagatgcaTGGATTCCTCCGAATGTACTGGGCCAAGAAGATTCTGGAGTGGACCCGCTCCCCCGAGGAAGCTTTAGAGTTTGCTATCTATCTCAATGACCGGTTTCAACTGGACGGCAGAGATCCCAATGGCTATGTAG GCTGCATGTGGTCCATCTGTGGCATCCATGACCAGGGCTGGGCAGAACGTGAGATCTTTGGAAAGATCCGCTATATGAACTATGCCGGCTGTAAGAGGAAGTTTGATGTGGCAGAGTTTGAACGAAAATACAGCCCTGCAGATTAA